The proteins below are encoded in one region of Kineosporia corallincola:
- a CDS encoding DUF4956 domain-containing protein yields MNLEVQDLSGTFSAGDIALSLALSFVLSAAVAWVYRFTHRNVSYSQSYVQTLVVLGMLISLIMLIVGSNIARAFALVGALSVVRFRNAIKETRDVGFIFVVMGIGMATGTRFYSLAVVAAISICLVIVVMFRFNWFASHVQRQVVKLQVPSEGFYTDAIQDVLIAHTSEFELVSMESIRGGAMTEMMYTVRLKSGHEPGQLISALGERTGGQRVTVLTGYDQTDL; encoded by the coding sequence ATGAACCTGGAAGTGCAGGATCTGTCCGGGACGTTCAGTGCCGGCGACATCGCCCTGTCCCTGGCCCTGTCGTTCGTGCTCAGCGCCGCGGTGGCCTGGGTCTACCGGTTCACTCACCGGAACGTGTCGTACAGCCAGTCCTACGTGCAGACGCTCGTCGTGCTCGGCATGCTGATCTCGCTGATCATGCTCATCGTCGGGTCGAACATCGCCCGGGCGTTCGCCCTGGTCGGCGCGCTGTCGGTGGTCCGGTTCCGCAACGCCATCAAGGAGACCCGTGACGTCGGGTTCATCTTCGTGGTGATGGGCATCGGCATGGCCACCGGCACCCGGTTCTACTCGCTGGCGGTCGTGGCGGCGATCTCGATCTGCCTGGTCATCGTCGTGATGTTCCGGTTCAACTGGTTCGCCTCCCACGTGCAGCGCCAGGTGGTCAAGCTCCAGGTGCCCTCCGAGGGCTTCTACACCGACGCCATCCAGGACGTGCTGATCGCGCACACCAGTGAGTTCGAGCTGGTCAGCATGGAATCGATCCGCGGCGGTGCGATGACCGAGATGATGTACACGGTGCGCCTGAAGTCGGGTCACGAGCCCGGTCAGCTGATCTCCGCCCTGGGGGAGCGCACCGGTGGCCAGCGGGTCACGGTCCTGACCGGATACGACCAGACGGACCTGTGA
- a CDS encoding polyphosphate polymerase domain-containing protein: MRLRLRRTADASGPAPEEAGPSSSSAENPSAASGSELESGRALRSFNRYEIKYLMPVVEIPRLREELGRRLKSDTHGVNGGYGVWSTYYDTRDLRFYWEKIEGLKFRRKLRVRHYGNRFDVDDDTVVHVEIKQRVNRVTQKRRVALPYGVARDLCDRRVMIEHGSSSKAFVEEVLELVTLLDLAPVMMTGYQREAFEGTEADTGLRVTFDQRVRGRDRDFHFAADAENRLIVPAHLSVVEFKANERVPYWLTDLAGRLNMSVVRVSKYCQGVEAYERAPRSIFHIPDEQPAGVPAGDAETVRSGS; encoded by the coding sequence ATGCGACTGCGCCTTCGCCGAACGGCCGACGCGTCGGGGCCTGCACCCGAGGAGGCCGGGCCCTCGTCGTCCTCCGCCGAAAACCCTTCTGCGGCCAGCGGAAGCGAACTCGAGTCCGGCCGCGCGCTGCGTTCCTTCAACCGGTACGAGATCAAGTACCTGATGCCGGTGGTGGAGATTCCCCGGCTGCGTGAGGAACTGGGGCGCCGGCTGAAGAGCGACACCCACGGCGTCAACGGCGGTTACGGGGTCTGGAGCACCTATTACGACACCCGCGACCTGCGTTTCTACTGGGAGAAGATCGAGGGCCTGAAATTCCGGCGCAAGCTGCGGGTGCGGCACTACGGCAACCGGTTCGACGTGGACGACGACACCGTCGTGCACGTCGAGATCAAGCAGCGGGTCAACCGGGTTACCCAGAAACGGCGTGTCGCGCTGCCTTACGGCGTGGCCCGAGACCTCTGCGACCGGCGGGTCATGATCGAGCACGGCTCCTCGTCGAAGGCCTTCGTCGAGGAGGTGCTGGAGCTGGTCACGCTGCTCGACCTGGCACCGGTGATGATGACCGGTTACCAGCGTGAGGCGTTCGAGGGGACCGAGGCCGACACCGGTCTGCGGGTCACCTTCGACCAGCGAGTTCGTGGCCGGGACCGGGACTTTCACTTCGCCGCGGACGCCGAGAACCGGCTGATCGTGCCGGCCCACCTGTCCGTGGTCGAGTTCAAGGCCAACGAGCGGGTTCCGTACTGGCTCACCGACCTGGCCGGCCGGCTGAACATGTCGGTGGTGCGGGTGTCCAAGTACTGCCAGGGCGTCGAGGCCTACGAACGGGCCCCGCGCTCCATCTTCCACATTCCCGACGAGCAACCGGCCGGCGTCCCGGCCGGTGACGCAGAAACAGTGAGGTCTGGTTCATGA
- a CDS encoding TetR/AcrR family transcriptional regulator — protein sequence MTEELLDPRVRRTRERLSTAAQQLLRERDLESISVTDITTVARVSRPTFYLHYSSADDLLAETVRHDLHALGLNAARLCPQEVLFELVAELNRLRWLYRRLIGQSTQFGRSREEVEGYLTARLHEQVVVRRPDVPAERAQEIARFVSGGALALLALWLVPAEAAPETEVRAFSDRVWQLFSGVLDAVV from the coding sequence GTGACTGAGGAACTGCTGGATCCACGGGTGAGGCGCACGCGCGAGCGGCTGAGCACGGCAGCCCAGCAGTTGTTGCGGGAGCGCGATCTGGAGAGCATCTCGGTCACCGACATCACCACCGTGGCCCGGGTCAGCCGGCCCACGTTCTACCTGCACTACAGCAGCGCCGACGACCTGCTGGCCGAGACCGTGCGGCACGACCTGCACGCCCTGGGCCTCAACGCCGCCCGGCTGTGCCCGCAGGAGGTGCTGTTCGAGCTGGTCGCCGAGCTCAACCGGCTGCGCTGGCTGTACCGCCGGCTGATCGGCCAGAGCACCCAGTTCGGCCGCAGTCGCGAGGAGGTCGAGGGGTATCTGACCGCCCGGCTGCACGAGCAGGTCGTGGTGCGGCGTCCCGACGTCCCGGCGGAGCGCGCGCAGGAGATCGCCCGGTTCGTGTCCGGCGGTGCGCTGGCCCTGCTGGCGCTCTGGCTGGTCCCGGCCGAGGCGGCGCCGGAGACCGAGGTGCGGGCCTTCAGCGATCGGGTGTGGCAGTTGTTCTCCGGTGTTCTCGACGCGGTGGTGTGA
- a CDS encoding methylenetetrahydrofolate reductase, whose product MSNGTSGVGDSGGTADRAAALLARAQDGVLLYGLTPPREGTATERAGEIAAATLARLEGVGVDGLIVYDVDAEADRAQVPRPFPFMPMMDPAGFHDEHLAGWDGPVVVYRAVGKYETGELERWMAGTDPERVLTVLVGAASRNQSVKTRLGDAYRLHAGLERRPTLGGVLIAERHASSGQEHERMLRKQAGGCEFFVSQVCYDLDHTRDLLSDYAYTCRDQGVAPRPVILTLAPCGSAKTLEFMAWLGIEVPRWLRTEITRADDPLAESYEQCLINARVLIAFCRRLGLPFGVNVESLTNRKVEIEASVDLAREVRALLG is encoded by the coding sequence ATGAGCAACGGCACGAGCGGTGTGGGCGACTCCGGCGGCACGGCCGACCGGGCCGCCGCCCTGCTGGCGCGGGCGCAGGACGGCGTGCTGCTCTACGGCCTGACCCCGCCCCGCGAGGGCACGGCCACCGAGCGGGCCGGTGAGATCGCGGCGGCCACCCTGGCCCGGCTGGAGGGCGTGGGGGTGGACGGGCTGATCGTCTACGACGTGGACGCCGAGGCGGACCGGGCGCAGGTGCCCCGGCCGTTCCCGTTCATGCCGATGATGGACCCGGCCGGTTTCCACGACGAGCACCTGGCCGGCTGGGACGGGCCGGTCGTGGTGTACCGGGCCGTGGGCAAGTACGAGACCGGTGAGCTGGAACGCTGGATGGCCGGCACCGACCCGGAGCGGGTGCTGACCGTGCTGGTCGGCGCGGCGTCACGGAACCAGAGCGTGAAGACCCGGCTGGGCGACGCCTACCGCCTGCACGCGGGCCTGGAGCGGCGGCCCACGCTGGGCGGGGTGCTGATCGCCGAGCGCCACGCCTCCTCCGGGCAGGAGCACGAGCGGATGCTGCGAAAGCAGGCCGGCGGCTGCGAGTTCTTCGTGTCCCAGGTGTGTTACGACCTGGACCACACCCGCGACCTGCTGTCCGACTACGCCTACACCTGCCGCGACCAGGGGGTGGCGCCGCGCCCGGTGATCCTGACGCTGGCGCCGTGCGGTTCGGCGAAGACCCTGGAGTTCATGGCCTGGCTGGGCATCGAGGTGCCGCGCTGGCTGCGGACCGAGATCACCCGCGCCGACGACCCGCTGGCCGAGTCGTACGAGCAGTGCCTGATCAACGCCCGGGTGCTGATCGCCTTCTGCCGCCGGCTCGGGCTGCCGTTCGGCGTCAATGTGGAGAGCCTGACCAACCGCAAGGTGGAGATCGAGGCCTCGGTGGACCTGGCCCGGGAGGTGCGGGCCCTGCTCGGCTGA
- a CDS encoding thymidine kinase, producing the protein MSELVFFSGTMDCGKSTVALQTDHNHRIRGRKGLLFSRFDRSGEAVISSRIGLSRPAIEVHDETDLHQNVTARIEAGERIDYLVCDEVHFYTPAHVEQLALLVDDHGIDVFAFGLMADFRTRLFPASARFIELADRIAGSQAEALCWCGARATHNARTVDGVMVVAGEQVVVGDITSGATGSVAYEVLCRRHHMRRQTAASAVDLRLAASPAGPA; encoded by the coding sequence GTGTCCGAACTCGTGTTCTTCTCCGGAACGATGGATTGCGGCAAGTCGACCGTCGCCCTTCAGACCGATCACAACCATCGCATCCGCGGCCGTAAGGGCCTGCTGTTCTCCCGGTTCGACCGGTCCGGCGAGGCGGTGATCTCCAGCCGCATCGGGCTGTCCCGCCCGGCGATCGAGGTGCACGACGAGACCGACCTGCACCAGAACGTCACCGCGCGGATCGAGGCCGGTGAGCGGATCGACTACCTGGTCTGCGACGAGGTGCACTTCTACACGCCCGCCCACGTGGAGCAGCTGGCCCTGCTGGTGGACGACCACGGCATCGACGTGTTCGCGTTCGGCCTGATGGCCGACTTCCGCACCCGGCTGTTCCCGGCCTCGGCCCGCTTCATCGAGCTGGCCGACCGGATCGCCGGGTCGCAGGCCGAGGCGCTGTGCTGGTGCGGGGCCCGGGCCACGCACAACGCCCGCACGGTGGACGGCGTGATGGTGGTGGCCGGTGAGCAGGTGGTCGTCGGCGACATCACCAGCGGCGCCACCGGTTCGGTGGCCTACGAGGTGCTGTGCCGTCGTCATCACATGCGCCGCCAGACCGCCGCGAGCGCGGTGGACCTGCGGCTGGCGGCCAGCCCGGCCGGCCCGGCATGA
- a CDS encoding AraC family transcriptional regulator, with product MPESRQDWNNPEQAHLLGHDERTPGHSHDHGHLVYPATGVLALLTAEGSWIAPPNRAVWVPGGFEHHHRAHGVTDMRLVIMPPELAGLLPPHPAVLAVTPLAREATLALTGPAERDAAARQRLRRVIIDDLTAAPEQPLHLPQPRDDRLLAVTRLVEQDLSGPATLGQLGRRAGASERTLSRLFVQETGMGFRQWRTQLRIHRALLLLTDGVPVTGVAAACGWANPSAFIEAFTTLVGQSPGRYQRSLRAASS from the coding sequence ATGCCCGAATCCCGCCAGGACTGGAACAACCCGGAGCAGGCCCATCTGCTCGGGCACGACGAGCGCACCCCCGGGCACTCGCACGATCACGGCCACCTGGTCTACCCGGCCACCGGCGTGCTGGCCCTGCTCACCGCCGAGGGCTCGTGGATCGCCCCGCCCAACCGGGCGGTCTGGGTGCCGGGCGGTTTCGAGCACCACCACCGGGCGCACGGCGTGACCGACATGCGGCTGGTGATCATGCCGCCGGAGCTGGCCGGCCTGCTGCCGCCGCACCCGGCGGTGCTGGCGGTCACGCCGCTGGCCCGGGAGGCCACGCTGGCGCTGACCGGCCCGGCCGAGCGCGACGCCGCAGCCCGGCAACGGCTGCGACGGGTGATCATCGACGACCTCACCGCCGCCCCCGAGCAGCCGCTGCACCTGCCGCAGCCGCGCGACGACCGGCTGCTGGCGGTCACCCGGCTGGTCGAGCAGGACCTGTCCGGCCCGGCCACCCTCGGGCAGCTGGGCCGCCGGGCCGGGGCCAGCGAGCGCACGCTGAGCCGGCTGTTCGTGCAGGAGACCGGGATGGGGTTCCGGCAGTGGCGCACCCAGCTGCGCATCCACCGGGCGTTGCTGCTGCTCACCGACGGTGTTCCGGTCACCGGCGTGGCGGCCGCCTGCGGTTGGGCCAACCCGAGCGCGTTCATCGAGGCGTTCACCACGCTGGTGGGTCAGAGCCCGGGCCGCTACCAGCGTTCGCTGCGGGCCGCGTCGTCCTGA
- a CDS encoding CynX/NimT family MFS transporter: MTAPHRAPAPPETNAPPKLLLGAGLLLIGLNLRIGVASVGPVLTEIRDGLGLPDTAASLLTTIPVVAFGAFAFLTPPLSRRIGMQRLLGASMAALAVGMLIRLAPGLPALFAGTVVVGAAIAIANVVMPAAIKHDFSRQAGLMMGLYSTTLFAGAALASGLTAPLLPVVGGSWRAALAVWAVPAVLAVLLWLPQLRRGPGAGAAGGEGEPSFRSVLTDPVALAVTAHMGSQSMSYYATLTWIPTLLQNSGMSAGEAGWMLSFSAFPGIVGSLVSPGLARRVRPAWLPVLIAVALMGVAYLGLAGDPKPLAYLWMTLLGLGQGASISLALSYIVWRSPDARHTGHVSTMAQGCGYLLAGLGPVGIGALHSVSGGWTLPLAALGGLLAVQLGAGVAASRDRHVLAATPRPAAEPA; this comes from the coding sequence GTGACCGCTCCACACCGGGCCCCCGCCCCGCCCGAGACCAACGCCCCGCCGAAGCTGCTGCTCGGCGCCGGCCTGCTGCTGATCGGCCTGAACCTGCGCATCGGCGTGGCCTCGGTCGGGCCGGTGCTCACCGAGATCCGCGACGGCCTCGGCCTGCCCGACACCGCCGCCAGCCTGCTCACCACCATCCCGGTGGTGGCGTTCGGCGCCTTCGCCTTCCTCACCCCGCCGCTGAGCCGGCGGATCGGCATGCAGCGCCTGCTCGGCGCCTCGATGGCGGCGCTGGCGGTGGGCATGCTGATCCGGCTCGCCCCCGGCCTGCCCGCGCTGTTCGCCGGGACCGTGGTGGTCGGGGCGGCGATCGCGATCGCCAACGTGGTGATGCCCGCCGCGATCAAGCACGACTTCTCCCGCCAGGCCGGGCTGATGATGGGCCTGTACTCCACCACCCTGTTCGCCGGGGCCGCGCTGGCCTCCGGGCTGACCGCACCGCTGCTGCCGGTGGTCGGCGGCAGCTGGCGGGCCGCGCTGGCGGTGTGGGCGGTGCCCGCCGTGCTCGCCGTGCTGCTGTGGCTGCCGCAGCTGCGCCGGGGCCCGGGCGCCGGTGCCGCCGGAGGTGAGGGTGAGCCGTCGTTCCGGTCCGTGCTCACCGACCCGGTCGCGCTGGCCGTCACCGCGCACATGGGCTCGCAGAGCATGAGCTACTACGCCACGCTCACCTGGATCCCGACCCTGCTCCAGAACAGCGGCATGAGCGCGGGCGAAGCCGGCTGGATGCTGTCGTTCTCGGCGTTCCCCGGCATCGTCGGTTCGCTGGTCTCGCCCGGCCTGGCCCGCCGGGTGCGGCCGGCCTGGCTGCCGGTGCTCATCGCCGTCGCACTGATGGGCGTGGCCTACCTGGGACTGGCCGGCGACCCGAAGCCGCTGGCCTACCTGTGGATGACGCTGCTCGGGCTGGGGCAGGGCGCCTCGATCAGCCTGGCCCTCAGCTACATCGTGTGGCGCTCGCCGGACGCCCGGCACACCGGGCACGTGTCCACCATGGCCCAGGGGTGCGGTTACCTGCTGGCCGGTCTCGGGCCGGTGGGAATCGGCGCCCTGCACTCGGTCTCCGGGGGATGGACGCTGCCGCTGGCCGCTCTGGGCGGGCTGCTGGCCGTGCAGCTGGGCGCGGGCGTGGCCGCGAGCCGGGACCGGCACGTGCTGGCGGCCACCCCCCGGCCGGCCGCGGAACCGGCGTAG
- a CDS encoding multicopper oxidase family protein, with protein sequence MLHTRRDLLRLTLLGATAPALLTACGGSTEQTNAGTEGSAGRLLASQAPLPEPFTRPLPLPRVLEPVRSESGTDYYEITQKAGKASILDGLDTEVWGYDGTFPGPTIVSRRGRRTVVRHTNELPVPVVVHLHGGRIAADQDGYPTDLVNPAQGTATTHTGTAGMEGMEMSGETGSRDYVYDLDQPAATLWYHDHRMDFTGPQVYRGLAGFHLIEDDEEAALGLPSGERDVPLMIVDRSFAADGSFRYPSTDPTLTGTPGVTADYMSGVLGDCVLVNGAAWPVMEVEAVRYRFRILNAANARRFRLRLDGGPSFVQIGSDQGLLAAPVELVRIDVAQGERFDVVVDFSGQAAGDEITMVNDRGEGGTAQVMRFRVTGTATDDSRVPERLADLEQLSEADAVASRTFTFRRGGAEAHGMTLWTVNGEAFDPDTVIASPKLGTVERWTIVAQNNEHPFHVHLGAFQVLASSTAGRNDEGWKDTVNLDNGGRAEILVRFDGHRGKYVLHCHNLEHEDMMMMANFEVV encoded by the coding sequence ATGCTCCACACCCGTCGTGATCTGCTGCGCCTCACCCTGCTCGGCGCCACCGCCCCCGCCCTGCTGACCGCCTGCGGCGGGAGCACCGAACAGACCAACGCCGGCACCGAGGGCAGCGCCGGGCGGCTGCTGGCCAGCCAGGCCCCGCTGCCCGAGCCGTTCACGCGTCCCCTGCCGTTGCCCCGCGTGCTGGAGCCGGTGCGCAGCGAGTCCGGCACCGACTACTACGAGATCACCCAGAAGGCCGGGAAGGCCAGCATCCTCGACGGCCTGGACACCGAGGTGTGGGGCTACGACGGCACCTTCCCCGGCCCCACGATCGTGTCGCGGCGCGGGCGCCGCACCGTGGTGCGCCACACCAACGAACTGCCGGTGCCGGTGGTGGTGCATCTGCACGGCGGCCGGATCGCCGCCGACCAGGACGGCTACCCGACCGATCTGGTGAACCCGGCGCAGGGCACCGCCACCACCCACACCGGTACGGCGGGGATGGAGGGGATGGAGATGTCCGGCGAAACCGGTTCGCGCGACTACGTGTACGACCTGGACCAGCCCGCGGCCACCCTCTGGTACCACGACCACCGGATGGACTTCACCGGCCCGCAGGTCTACCGGGGCCTGGCGGGTTTCCATCTGATCGAGGACGACGAGGAGGCCGCCCTGGGCCTGCCCTCGGGCGAACGGGACGTGCCGCTGATGATCGTCGACCGCTCGTTCGCCGCCGACGGGTCGTTCCGCTACCCGTCCACCGATCCCACCCTGACCGGGACCCCCGGTGTGACAGCCGATTACATGAGCGGCGTGCTGGGTGACTGCGTCCTGGTCAACGGCGCGGCCTGGCCGGTGATGGAGGTGGAGGCCGTGCGCTACCGCTTCCGCATCCTGAACGCCGCCAACGCCCGGCGTTTCCGGCTGCGGCTGGACGGCGGGCCCTCGTTCGTCCAGATCGGCAGCGACCAGGGCCTTCTCGCGGCGCCGGTGGAGCTGGTCCGGATCGACGTGGCCCAGGGCGAGCGGTTCGACGTGGTGGTCGACTTCTCCGGGCAGGCCGCCGGCGACGAGATCACCATGGTGAACGACCGGGGCGAGGGCGGCACCGCCCAGGTGATGCGGTTCCGGGTGACCGGCACCGCGACCGACGACAGCCGGGTGCCCGAACGGCTGGCCGACCTGGAACAGCTCAGCGAGGCGGATGCCGTGGCCAGCCGGACGTTCACGTTCCGGCGCGGTGGCGCCGAGGCGCACGGGATGACGCTGTGGACCGTGAACGGCGAGGCGTTCGACCCGGACACGGTGATCGCCTCACCGAAACTCGGCACGGTGGAGCGATGGACGATCGTGGCGCAGAACAACGAGCACCCGTTCCACGTGCACCTCGGCGCCTTCCAGGTGCTCGCCAGCAGCACGGCCGGGCGCAACGACGAGGGCTGGAAAGACACCGTGAACCTCGACAACGGCGGCCGCGCCGAGATTCTCGTGCGGTTCGACGGCCACCGCGGCAAGTACGTGCTGCACTGTCACAACCTGGAGCACGAGGACATGATGATGATGGCGAACTTCGAGGTCGTCTGA
- a CDS encoding immune inhibitor A domain-containing protein: protein MVRKRLAAPLAVTLAVPLISLALPTTAGVAASDPGRSGAAASDITLGEKAPRLVDGEKVPAPSTYTAPARSKLRTSSAAADPTPEVGTVRQWIASDDTTGYYRKDYTLRGVGDHIEVWVANDLAFPEGDCRNAVEGSTTVTDAQVTELVEQFDTTMYPTETAAFSTPPDRDGSNSLLGPDKNGNGGVYTGGGEKTVTLVDNVRDDNYYDFPAVQTYTAGFFSSYLTELFDRNTMTIDAFDWTHRTTADPQDASTSDPCTSRPARPWLYEGVFGHEWQHLLHYYTDPNEVTWVNEGLSDLAIALDGYADTTAAVTEAGFDNHIICYQGYGTVETDYNPNPRDCGGAQNSLNLWGEDGDNPNAVLADYGQAFSFMLFLHDRYGLDLLTALHNDGELQGLASLEALLGKSGDDEVYDVLHDFQSSTLLDGFLDASRRSRISGITRSRVTSESLESSVNLDNPQSYAEPGAAPNGADYVPIRAGGKDIRGKDLKSLEFSGAKTLPPVPLSWTVVDDDPDRPGNPVLFSGNDNNTDAAAVTAVTVPTTDPTLRFLAKYGAEATYDYGYVSVSTDGGKTYSAPIPGTNTVDDGPLGPGLNGTTTGFEQQEYDLSAYAGQDVLISIRYVSDGGVNEGGLLIDDVTVGGTVVSDGSSLEPFDSTTEIVPVTVHNWNLRLVGLDSRRHEAVQVAFDGEDTVTLDRKKLRRLKGFDQVVAIVAYDEPTEQVQQYAPYTLTVNGTLQPGGSGSATD from the coding sequence ATGGTCCGGAAACGACTGGCGGCACCTCTGGCCGTGACCCTCGCGGTGCCGCTCATCAGCCTGGCGTTACCCACCACCGCCGGCGTCGCGGCCTCCGACCCGGGTCGCAGCGGTGCCGCCGCCTCCGACATCACCCTGGGCGAGAAGGCCCCGCGTCTGGTCGACGGCGAGAAGGTGCCCGCACCCAGCACCTACACGGCGCCGGCCAGGAGCAAGCTGCGCACGTCGAGCGCCGCGGCCGACCCGACGCCGGAGGTCGGCACGGTGCGGCAGTGGATCGCCTCCGACGACACCACCGGCTACTACCGCAAGGACTACACGCTGCGGGGCGTGGGCGACCACATCGAGGTGTGGGTCGCCAACGATCTGGCCTTCCCCGAGGGGGACTGCCGCAACGCCGTCGAGGGCAGCACCACGGTCACCGACGCGCAGGTGACGGAGCTGGTCGAGCAGTTCGACACGACCATGTACCCGACCGAGACGGCGGCCTTCAGCACGCCGCCCGACCGCGACGGGTCGAACTCGCTCCTGGGGCCGGACAAGAACGGCAACGGTGGCGTGTACACCGGCGGTGGCGAGAAGACCGTCACCCTGGTCGACAACGTCCGCGACGACAACTACTACGACTTCCCGGCCGTGCAGACCTACACGGCCGGTTTCTTCTCGTCGTACCTGACCGAGCTGTTCGACCGCAACACCATGACGATCGACGCGTTCGACTGGACGCACCGCACCACCGCCGACCCGCAGGACGCGTCCACCAGCGACCCCTGCACCAGCCGCCCGGCCCGGCCCTGGCTCTACGAGGGCGTTTTCGGCCACGAGTGGCAGCACCTGCTGCACTACTACACCGACCCGAACGAGGTGACCTGGGTCAACGAGGGGCTGTCCGACCTGGCGATCGCGCTGGACGGTTACGCCGACACCACCGCGGCCGTCACCGAGGCGGGCTTCGACAACCACATCATCTGCTACCAGGGTTACGGCACCGTCGAGACCGACTACAACCCCAACCCGCGTGACTGCGGCGGGGCACAGAACTCCCTCAACCTCTGGGGCGAGGACGGCGACAACCCGAACGCGGTGCTGGCCGACTACGGCCAGGCGTTCTCGTTCATGCTGTTCCTGCACGACCGTTACGGCCTGGACCTGCTGACCGCCCTGCACAACGACGGCGAGCTCCAGGGCCTGGCCAGTCTGGAGGCCCTGCTGGGCAAGAGCGGGGACGACGAGGTCTACGACGTCCTGCACGACTTCCAGTCCTCCACCCTGCTCGACGGTTTCCTCGACGCGTCCCGCAGGTCGAGGATCTCCGGCATCACCAGGTCCCGGGTGACCAGTGAGAGCCTGGAGTCGTCGGTCAACCTGGACAACCCGCAGTCGTACGCCGAGCCGGGCGCGGCCCCGAACGGCGCCGACTACGTGCCGATCCGCGCCGGCGGCAAGGACATTCGCGGCAAGGACCTGAAGTCGCTGGAGTTCAGCGGCGCGAAGACCCTGCCCCCGGTACCGTTGTCGTGGACGGTCGTGGACGACGACCCGGACCGGCCCGGCAACCCGGTGCTGTTCTCCGGCAACGACAACAACACGGACGCCGCCGCGGTCACCGCGGTCACGGTGCCCACCACCGACCCGACGCTGAGGTTCCTGGCCAAGTACGGGGCGGAGGCCACCTACGACTACGGCTATGTGAGCGTCTCCACCGACGGCGGAAAGACCTACAGCGCGCCGATTCCGGGGACCAACACGGTGGACGACGGACCGCTCGGCCCCGGCCTGAACGGCACCACCACCGGGTTCGAGCAGCAGGAGTACGACCTGTCGGCCTACGCCGGGCAGGACGTGCTGATCAGCATCCGCTACGTCAGCGACGGCGGGGTCAACGAGGGTGGCCTGCTCATCGACGACGTCACCGTCGGCGGCACGGTGGTCAGTGACGGGTCCAGCCTGGAGCCGTTCGACTCGACCACCGAGATCGTCCCGGTGACGGTGCACAACTGGAACCTGCGCCTGGTCGGCCTGGACAGCCGGCGGCACGAGGCGGTCCAGGTGGCGTTCGACGGCGAGGACACCGTCACCCTCGACCGTAAGAAGCTGCGCCGGCTCAAGGGTTTCGACCAGGTCGTGGCGATCGTGGCCTACGACGAGCCGACCGAGCAGGTGCAGCAGTACGCGCCGTACACGCTCACCGTGAACGGCACGCTCCAGCCCGGCGGCAGCGGTAGCGCCACGGACTGA
- a CDS encoding sulfite exporter TauE/SafE family protein yields MILQSAPTVVIWLALGTAALCAGFAKTAVGGLGLFSVVLAATVMPAAESTAAVLLLLLVGDACAVARYHRDADWRLIRQVVPAVLPGLLIGAVLLAHLPDTLLRRTIGGILLFMVALQLLPLPRMPRGSRRAATLAGLGAGACTMTANAAGPVMTLYLVARGLDKRRFLGTSAWFFAGVNLCKVPFAAGLGLFDTTMVLRGLALAPVVVLGALIGVKVVNRLEQRVFDRVVLVASGVSALALILL; encoded by the coding sequence GTGATCCTCCAGTCCGCCCCCACCGTCGTCATCTGGCTCGCGCTCGGAACCGCAGCACTGTGTGCGGGTTTCGCCAAGACGGCCGTGGGCGGGCTGGGCCTGTTCAGCGTCGTGCTGGCCGCGACGGTCATGCCGGCGGCCGAGTCCACGGCGGCGGTGCTCCTGCTGCTGCTCGTCGGCGACGCCTGCGCCGTGGCCCGCTACCACCGGGACGCCGACTGGAGACTGATCCGGCAGGTCGTGCCCGCCGTCCTGCCCGGGCTGCTGATCGGCGCGGTGCTGCTCGCCCACCTGCCCGACACCCTGCTGCGCCGCACCATCGGCGGAATCCTGCTGTTCATGGTGGCGCTCCAGCTGCTCCCCCTGCCGCGGATGCCCCGGGGTTCACGGAGAGCGGCGACACTGGCCGGGCTGGGGGCCGGGGCCTGCACGATGACGGCCAACGCCGCCGGGCCGGTGATGACCCTCTACCTGGTGGCGCGCGGGCTGGACAAGCGCCGGTTCCTGGGCACGTCCGCCTGGTTCTTCGCCGGGGTGAACCTGTGCAAGGTGCCCTTCGCGGCGGGCCTGGGACTGTTCGACACGACGATGGTGCTGCGCGGCCTGGCCCTCGCCCCGGTCGTGGTGCTCGGGGCACTCATCGGGGTGAAGGTGGTGAACCGGCTCGAACAGCGGGTTTTCGACCGGGTGGTGCTGGTGGCCAGCGGCGTCAGCGCGCTGGCGCTGATCCTGCTGTGA